The following nucleotide sequence is from Novipirellula artificiosorum.
TTCTTCATTGGTCTTCCTTTCATTCGGTAGGGGCAGCGGACTTGGGCCCGTCGTAGTCGTAGGTAAACTCGTCCACATCGAGATAGCCTTGCTGGTCAGGATGCATCGAGTAGAAGCCGACCGTGTTGTGAGTGAAGCCCGCGAACAGCAGTCGTACTGCCGGTCCCATTCGGGTGAGTGCTTTGCCATCCAGACTGTAGAAGAAGGTTGCCGATCCGTTTTCAACCTTCGCCCGCAGCCAAAGATCCGTCTGGGAAATTACCACTCCCCGCTTGACCATCGGCGCGTCGGGATTGCCGTGCTTGAAGAACAGCCGCAGCTGGCCTTTAAGCTTGGTCACGCCGATCACGTTGTTTTCGCCGGCCGAGATGTGAAAACCACACTCCTGTCCATCCACGACTCCGGCGAGATCAAATTTCGTCGTCATCACATTCGCTTTGCGTCCCATCAGGCGTTGGCCCAACAGGTTTGGAAGCTGATTCAGACTTTCTTGGTTGGTTCCTGACAGTCGTGCGCAAGATTTCAACCGCAGGTAGCCGCGGCGTTCAGTCAACGACCAACGATCCATTTCCGGATTGAACCGCCAGCTCCACTGTGGGCCGAGTTCGGTGTCGCTGAAATCGTCATCGGTTGCGGGCGCGGTCACGTCAAATCCTTCGATGGGTTTTTCGTGTGCCCACACGACCTCGCCAATGCCGGGCGTGAAGTGATTCGTGGACGACATCATTTAAAAGGTATCGCCGACACCAATCACGTCGTTGTCAGGATAATTCGATTCCAACACCGGGTTCCGATAAGTACCGTCACCCTGATCACCCCAGCTTCCTGTTTGCTGAGCTTGATTGGTCGACACGGTCAACATGGTAATGAGGACCGGCAAGATAATCGTTCTCATTGATTGCCCTTTGCCCTTCGGCGTTCTCGAGGTGCATCTCTCTCCGGTCGTGGGCGCGTCGCTGAATCTGTCACTTTCGGTTCAGGGGCCCTTCCGTCCAGATAGAAGTCAAAGTAGTCGGTCGCCGCTCGTGACATACCGCCGTTGGCCAGCCCAGGTGGATCGAGCGTCTTTGACCATGCGTTGAGTCTGTCCCGCAAGCGAGAAGCAATCTCGGGATGCTTTGAGGCCAAGTTGTCTTTTTCCTCGAGGTCCGTTTTCAAGTTAAACAAGTATTCGCGGTCGCCGCCGCGTAGCAGCTTCCATTTTCCTTCACGGATCGCCGACTGCGCGGTCCACCGCCACATCAATGCATCATGAGGTGGCGAATCGGCCTCGCCGGACAGGTGTGGGATTAGATTGACGCCATCGAGGTCGCCGGGCTTGGTGTCAAGTTCTGCGATCGCTGCGGCGGTGGCGGCCACGTCCAGGGCACTTATGGGATGGTCGTAGACTTGCCCGCCTGGAATCGTGCCCGGCCAAGAGACGACGAACGGGACATGCATTCCGCCCTCGGACAGCATCCCTTTCTCGCCATTGAGCGGATCGTTCAGTGAGCCGTCCCATCCCGGACCGCCGCCGGGCGCGTCCAATTTGTGAATCTTCAAAGGCGCACCGTTGTCGCCGATGTAGAAGATCAACGTCTTCTCGGTCAGTACATGTTTCGCAAGCGTGTCCGTCACCAAGCCAACGCCGTCATCGACCGCCGAAAGCATTGCGAGCGCCTGACGCCGTCGCTCGGGCATCTTTCCAGGGAAACGATCGAGGTACTTCTGGGTTGCATCCAGCGGTACGTGCGGTGCACGATAGGCAATGTACAGAAAGAAAGGACGGTCTTTGTAACGCTCGATGATTGACGCTGCGGCTCGGCTGCACCCGTCGATATGATACATCTCTGCCGGTAAGTCTGACATTTCTCTGTCTTCACCATCCAGCGTGATGTTGGCAGCAAACGGACGACCCACGTTTTGCGCAAAAACGTGTTTGAATCCGTGATCGGTGATCCTTGGTCCAGGCCCAAGATGCCATTTGCCAAACTGAGCCGTGGCGTAACCTGCCGCCTGAAGTCGTTCGGCGATCGTCAGTTCACGATCAAATCCGTCCAGTGACTTGCCGTTCGACTCGACACCAAACTTGGACTGGAACTTGCCGATCATCAGACCGGCTCGCGAAGGCACGCACTGGGGAGCGGTGCTGTAGCCGTGGCGAGCGAGGACGCCCGACCGAGCCAACGCATCGACGTTGGGCGTTTTGATGTCATCCAGGACGCCCTGGCAGGAGAGATCCGCATGGCCATGATCATCCGTGTAGAACACGATGATATTCGGGGGAGTTTCGGCAACAGACAACGATGCTGAGATCAGTATCGTTGAAACGAACGCATAGAGAAGCTTGTGACTGTTCATGAGTTGAAATCTTTAAATAGGGAAATTGGTCGGCGCTCGGTGGTTAAGGTCGCCATCTTAATGATGGTGTTTCTCTGATAGCTCGATTTCTGCGAATGAATGGGCCGGAACGATGGTGTTCCATCGGCCACCGTCAAGTGAAAAGCGTCTCTCACTTGTTTCGGGGACCACCATCGGTGAATCATTCTTGACTGAGCGTACGGTATTCAGCGTTGGACCGATTAAGTAGGTCGCTCGAGCATGATTGAACCGCTTGCTCATCGCCGAAAGGTCGAAAGTCAATTGCCGTTCCTCGGCATGAGCGTTGTACAAGTAGACGACTAGTTCAGTCTTCTCACCGTTCCAGGCTACCTGAGCCTGAAGCGGTTGCCGTACGTCGGGTTCGTAGCCATCCAGCTTCAGTAGCCAACGGGCCTTGGACTCGCGAAAGAGTGAACCAACCGCGGCAGGATATCGCAAGAAGGCTCCCTCCTTTGGTGTATCGATCACGCTGTGAAAGTGATCGTTCACGAAGCTGTTGTACGCTGCGAAGACTACATCCCCGCCATACCGTTGCCATTGCATCAAAAGGTTGGCCCAACTCAGTCCGTAGCCCCAGGTAGCATTGGGAAGATTGCGACTGGACTGTTCGCCAAGCTTCTCGACCGACTCGGCGGTAACCCTGTCAAATGGCGGCACAAAATACTCTGTGTTCGCGTATCGAATTTCAGTCCCATGTCTTCGGTTCCAATCACGAATGATTCCGATCTTGCGGTCCAGATTCGCCTGGTCCACACCTCGGTCGGCGAGGAAGTCGACATGATCCCCAGCGATTTCCAGCATTGTCTGCAACCCATCGTTCAAGTGCTTTCCATAGGTGCAGATCCCGAGTTCAATCGAAGGATCAACCGCCTTCCTTGCCGTTGAATACACAACGCAAGCATTGGCGTACTCCTCCGCTGTCGAAAACCACCGAAAGGCCTCGTTCTCGAGTTCCGTCTGTGCAACGACAAACTGCGCTGTCAGCAAAAGAGAACTCGCGGCAAGACTGATGCTGAAAAGGCTCTTGAAGATCCTATGACAATCCACGTTTTTGGTCCGTTGGTTGTGGGGAGCATTCGCTAATCGCTATGGCTTGGGCATCGCCAAAGCTTTGAACCTGGAATCCGCCTCAGTGCTGCGAATCTCGCGATCCTCGCCAAGCAGCATTCGCCTCAGGTCAACGAATGGCCGTGAGCGTGCTTCCTTTTCCGGATCGTAGTCTGGGTTTAGTGCCGGCGTGTACTTCCCGGTCAGCAGACTCGCCCGTGCCGGAGAACACAAGTGGCACGCGTAGGCCTGAGAGAACGACATGCCTTCGCGAACGAGGCGATCCAAGTTCGGCGTCTCGTAGCACATCTCACCAGCTTCGACGCCGGTGAATCGCTTCGCGTACGCGTTGATATCGACGATCCCAAGATCGTCCGCAAGGATCACGACTACGTTGGGAGGAGAATCGGCCAGTGCGTACGAACAGAAAGCAAGCGAGAAGATGAATGCGAATCGAGTGATGGGGTAAATGGATCTCATTTCACGGCCTCCGTGCGATTCCCAAGGACTGCCTTTTCGTGTGAATGTTTCTTCATCAACCGATCTAAACTCGCTGCGATCTGTTCTTCGTTTCCGACAGTTATCCAGTAGCGATACTCATACGTTGACTGAGGGCCAAGCCGCACCCGCGAGATGGGAGCAACATGGATGCAAGGGCCTGCGTACGGGTCATTGGAAGATGCGTTTACGTGAGGCCCGTAGTTCCAAATGCTGTTCGCCGTTGGGCTGTAGATGGCGATCCCTTGACCCAGATCGTTAAAGCATGCCATCGCATTCAGAGGTGGCGTTGCTTTTCGCCACGGCGGACCGATACTCGTTTCTTCCGTTCGCCATTTTCCGCCCCCGAGATAGCTTCGAAATTGATCGAAATCGCGAGTAAAATAGCAGGCGGGAACCTCTTGTGGACGCAGCAACGCTTTGCCCCAAGCGTCACTCACTTCGCGGTTGCATTCGATACGGTTTCGGACAACGATCGTCCGTTCCGTGCCCGGTTCAAAACTTGTCCATTGCCGCATGACGGCGTTTGCCTCTTCATCGGGCATGTCCCAAAGTTTGGGGATCGTTTCGCCGAACAAAGTCGCATCGTCGACTCTCTCAAATCGGATCACGCGTGCCCAAGACGACACACCTCCGCCCTGGATTGGGTTCCAAGACCAGGGACTCCAGTCTTTGCTCTGGCCATCCGCGGTCCGATCGAGGCTTTTCCCCGCGTAGTACGATTGCTGGATGAGCCGTCCAGGATCATGAATGTTGACCACGTTGCCAGGCTGTTCAGTCCACGACAACCACGTGATCGATGCCCCCATGGATCGGTCGATGCCCACTCGGACGACTCCGTTGTCGATCAATAGAAGCTTGGGGGCGCTAGGATTCAAATCTTCCGCAGCAAATGCGGTGGATAGCGGGACGAGTCCGATGAAAATCAATGCTTGGAGGATGTAGTTCATTTCAACATGGGTCGTAGGTTAGCGGTATTGGGGATGCTTAACGGTTGCTACTCGCGAACCGTCGGCAACGTATAGTCTTTCAAAAAGCGAGGCTTGGCGCTGAGCGATTCGTCGTCGCCGACTCGCTTCATACGCTGGGCGACCATGTCTCGAAGTTCTGCAAGCTTCTCGGCGTGTTCTGGTTCGCTGGCCAGGTTGGTCGTCTCATTGGGATCGCTATCGATTCGATATAACTCTTCGGCCGGACGCGAATGATACGCACGCAAGAAGGCGGCTGCTTCCGGGTTTGCCTTGGCCGCTTCGACCCAGGAAGGCCAGTTGCGATTGAAGAACGGTGAGCTTTCTGGAACCAAGTCCATATGGGTTGTGTAGTACAACTCGGGCCGCAGATTGCGAATGTATTTCCACGGTCCAACGCGGACGCTGCGAATGGGATAGACATTCATCGCCTTGTCGCCCTTGTGTGTCGAAAAGATACGATCACGATGCGTTTGCGTGGTGTTTCGAAGAACACTTGCAAATGACTTGCCGTCAATGCCGCTGGGTGTGTTTCCTCCTGCCAATTCAATCAGCGTTGGCATCAAGTCGATCCAACTGACCATCGCGTCATTGGTGACTCCGGCCGGGATCTGCTTCGGCCAAACTGCGATCACTGGAGTACGAATACCAGCTTCATAAAGCGACCACTTTCCAAACGGCCATGCTTGACCGTGGTCGGACGTGTACATCGTCAGTGTGTTGTCGGTGGGAAGGTGTTTTGCGGCCAGTTCGCGGACGTCACCGATCAGGCGATCCATTCGCTCGACGGCTTCTGCGTACCGCGTCATTTCGCTGCGAGTTTCCGGCGTGTCGAACGTTCGGGCGGGGATGGTGACGTCTTCCGGTCGCATGCGGGCTTCGTCCGGTTCGGGCCAGAAGCGGTGCGTGTAGGTGCAACCGATGAATAGAGCGAGCGGCTTCGTCTTGTCAGGGCGGTTTTCGAGATAGTCGGAGACGCTGTCGAGTGTCAGTTCCGGCTTCATCGGTCCTTTGACAAGGGTGACGTCATCGGTCATGTAGGGCTGTTTGCCTTTGCCGCCGTGGGCCACCTTTCCGCGAAAGGCGATGTCGTATCCTTGCACCGCTAATCTCGGAATCAGCGATTCCACACCAGGTTTCAATTCTCGTTCGTGATTGCCCACGATCCCGTTTCGGTAGGGCATCAACCCGGTGAACAAAGCCGCGCGACTGGGGGCACACGCGGGCGACGCGACGTAAGCGTTGGTCAACCGAATTCCTTCGCCGGCCATCGCCTGCAAGTTTGGAGTTTGGTATTCCGATAGACCATAAGGCGACGAGTGGGCAATCCCGTGATCGTCGCCAATGATGATGACGAAGTTGGGTTTGTCACTTCCGTTGGCGTGATTGACAGCGATCGCTGCAGTCGCGAAGAGAAGCAATGCTCTGGCGTTGCGG
It contains:
- a CDS encoding beta-xylosidase family glycoside hydrolase encodes the protein MMSSTNHFTPGIGEVVWAHEKPIEGFDVTAPATDDDFSDTELGPQWSWRFNPEMDRWSLTERRGYLRLKSCARLSGTNQESLNQLPNLLGQRLMGRKANVMTTKFDLAGVVDGQECGFHISAGENNVIGVTKLKGQLRLFFKHGNPDAPMVKRGVVISQTDLWLRAKVENGSATFFYSLDGKALTRMGPAVRLLFAGFTHNTVGFYSMHPDQQGYLDVDEFTYDYDGPKSAAPTE
- a CDS encoding glycosyl hydrolase 43 family protein, whose product is MRTIILPVLITMLTVSTNQAQQTGSWGDQGDGTYRNPVLESNYPDNDVIGVGDTF
- a CDS encoding sulfatase family protein gives rise to the protein MNSHKLLYAFVSTILISASLSVAETPPNIIVFYTDDHGHADLSCQGVLDDIKTPNVDALARSGVLARHGYSTAPQCVPSRAGLMIGKFQSKFGVESNGKSLDGFDRELTIAERLQAAGYATAQFGKWHLGPGPRITDHGFKHVFAQNVGRPFAANITLDGEDREMSDLPAEMYHIDGCSRAAASIIERYKDRPFFLYIAYRAPHVPLDATQKYLDRFPGKMPERRRQALAMLSAVDDGVGLVTDTLAKHVLTEKTLIFYIGDNGAPLKIHKLDAPGGGPGWDGSLNDPLNGEKGMLSEGGMHVPFVVSWPGTIPGGQVYDHPISALDVAATAAAIAELDTKPGDLDGVNLIPHLSGEADSPPHDALMWRWTAQSAIREGKWKLLRGGDREYLFNLKTDLEEKDNLASKHPEIASRLRDRLNAWSKTLDPPGLANGGMSRAATDYFDFYLDGRAPEPKVTDSATRPRPERDAPRERRRAKGNQ
- a CDS encoding sulfatase-like hydrolase/transferase, which produces MRSIYPITRFAFIFSLAFCSYALADSPPNVVVILADDLGIVDINAYAKRFTGVEAGEMCYETPNLDRLVREGMSFSQAYACHLCSPARASLLTGKYTPALNPDYDPEKEARSRPFVDLRRMLLGEDREIRSTEADSRFKALAMPKP
- a CDS encoding sulfatase family protein; translated protein: MILLLRNARALLLFATAAIAVNHANGSDKPNFVIIIGDDHGIAHSSPYGLSEYQTPNLQAMAGEGIRLTNAYVASPACAPSRAALFTGLMPYRNGIVGNHERELKPGVESLIPRLAVQGYDIAFRGKVAHGGKGKQPYMTDDVTLVKGPMKPELTLDSVSDYLENRPDKTKPLALFIGCTYTHRFWPEPDEARMRPEDVTIPARTFDTPETRSEMTRYAEAVERMDRLIGDVRELAAKHLPTDNTLTMYTSDHGQAWPFGKWSLYEAGIRTPVIAVWPKQIPAGVTNDAMVSWIDLMPTLIELAGGNTPSGIDGKSFASVLRNTTQTHRDRIFSTHKGDKAMNVYPIRSVRVGPWKYIRNLRPELYYTTHMDLVPESSPFFNRNWPSWVEAAKANPEAAAFLRAYHSRPAEELYRIDSDPNETTNLASEPEHAEKLAELRDMVAQRMKRVGDDESLSAKPRFLKDYTLPTVRE